The following are encoded together in the Asticcacaulis sp. genome:
- a CDS encoding glucokinase, with protein MTDYVLLSDISNGSYLKLAMARRGERPRESTHYACNSLESYKTAISDFLEAQDKPRLAGAAISAAGWERGGVIQLPNHGFSIDRADMRGFLDTPRINLVNDFVAKALAIPRLHGNECEKNLRWRCRGRTGYRRDRSAQRPGHVGSGAGRHGRLDGHAD; from the coding sequence ATGACGGATTACGTGTTGCTGAGTGATATCAGTAATGGCAGCTATCTTAAGCTGGCCATGGCGCGGCGCGGCGAACGCCCGCGGGAATCGACTCATTACGCCTGTAACAGTCTTGAAAGCTACAAGACAGCTATTTCCGACTTTCTGGAAGCGCAGGACAAGCCGCGACTGGCTGGCGCGGCCATTTCGGCGGCGGGCTGGGAACGCGGCGGGGTCATTCAGCTTCCCAATCATGGCTTTTCGATCGACCGTGCCGACATGCGCGGTTTTCTCGATACCCCGCGCATCAACCTGGTCAATGATTTCGTCGCCAAGGCCCTGGCCATTCCGCGCCTGCATGGCAATGAATGTGAAAAAAATCTGCGGTGGCGATGCCGTGGAAGAACAGGTTATCGCCGTGATCGGTCCGCACAACGGCCTGGGCATGTCGGCTCTGGTGCCGGACGGCATGGGCGGCTGGACGGCCATGCCGACTGA
- a CDS encoding glucokinase gives MEEQVIAVIGPHNGLGMSALVPDGMGGWTAMPTEGGHSDLAPTSDIEEAVLRVLIDKYGHVSRERVISIPGVADIWAALAQIEGDDARAPSIEEIIALASTGDPRGKQAIDLSMGWFAAMASDVALILGARGGVYLAGDLLDMIGDLFDVDAFVRRYSDKGRLSNYVSEIPVYRTLAPDMEIIGLATLFD, from the coding sequence GTGGAAGAACAGGTTATCGCCGTGATCGGTCCGCACAACGGCCTGGGCATGTCGGCTCTGGTGCCGGACGGCATGGGCGGCTGGACGGCCATGCCGACTGAAGGCGGCCATTCCGACCTGGCCCCCACCTCGGATATCGAGGAAGCGGTGCTGCGCGTGCTGATCGACAAGTACGGCCATGTGTCACGCGAGCGCGTGATCTCCATTCCCGGCGTGGCCGATATCTGGGCCGCACTGGCACAGATTGAAGGCGATGACGCCAGGGCGCCATCCATCGAGGAAATCATCGCCCTCGCCTCGACCGGCGATCCGCGCGGCAAACAGGCGATCGACCTGAGCATGGGCTGGTTCGCCGCCATGGCCTCGGACGTGGCCCTGATCCTGGGGGCGCGCGGGGGCGTCTATCTGGCCGGCGACCTGCTCGACATGATCGGCGACCTGTTCGATGTGGACGCCTTTGTCCGGCGCTACAGTGACAAGGGCCGCCTGAGCAATTATGTGTCTGAGATTCCGGTCTACCGGACCCTGGCGCCGGATATGGAAATCATCGGCCTGGCGACCCTGTTCGACTGA
- a CDS encoding substrate-binding domain-containing protein, with protein MPTASSSWATAISRSYLRKVAVLAKVGEPWVVFGPVMPETPNLFIGSQNEEGAHEAVAHLIKLGRKRIVFLGEASEAHSEFFERYKGYQRAHAEAGLTPDPGLAIDCFISREEGAAAIDRLLDEGVAFDAVFAVTDLLAIGAIQSLQKQGLNVPKDVSVMGFDDLWACTCINPTLSTVRQDTTTAARVLVDTLAALIDNEPVEMTRIPTQLVIRESCGGKG; from the coding sequence GTGCCGACGGCATCATCTTCCTGGGCTACCGCGATTTCGAGATCCTATCTGCGCAAGGTGGCGGTGCTGGCCAAGGTCGGTGAGCCATGGGTGGTCTTCGGGCCGGTCATGCCGGAAACGCCCAACCTGTTCATCGGATCGCAGAATGAGGAGGGCGCGCACGAGGCGGTGGCGCACCTGATCAAGCTGGGGCGTAAGCGCATTGTCTTTCTCGGTGAGGCGTCCGAAGCGCATTCGGAATTTTTCGAGCGCTACAAGGGCTATCAGCGTGCTCATGCCGAGGCTGGCCTGACGCCGGATCCCGGGCTGGCGATCGACTGCTTTATCTCGCGCGAGGAAGGGGCAGCGGCGATCGATCGCCTGCTCGATGAGGGCGTGGCGTTCGATGCCGTCTTCGCCGTGACCGACCTGCTGGCCATCGGCGCCATCCAGTCCCTGCAAAAGCAAGGGCTGAACGTGCCGAAGGACGTATCCGTCATGGGCTTCGATGACTTGTGGGCCTGCACCTGCATCAACCCGACGCTCTCGACCGTGCGCCAGGATACCACCACCGCCGCGCGGGTGCTGGTCGATACCCTGGCGGCGCTGATTGATAATGAGCCGGTCGAGATGACGCGCATCCCGACGCAACTGGTGATCCGTGAATCCTGCGGAGGGAAAGGATGA
- a CDS encoding LacI family transcriptional regulator → MKRPTSFDIAALAGVSQATVSRALSGASSVSEAVRQRVFDAAAQLNYTVDINARKLRSKKINTIAVLVSEDLDHSDNRINPFFLPLIGSILDYANAKGVDVLMSLQKADADWGADYGFSRRADGIIFLGYRDFEILSAQGGGAGQGR, encoded by the coding sequence ATGAAACGCCCCACCTCCTTCGATATCGCGGCGCTTGCCGGCGTCTCCCAGGCCACCGTATCACGGGCGCTTTCCGGTGCGTCGTCGGTCAGCGAGGCGGTGCGCCAGCGCGTCTTCGATGCGGCTGCGCAGCTCAACTATACGGTCGATATCAATGCGCGGAAGCTGCGCTCGAAAAAGATCAACACCATCGCCGTGCTGGTATCCGAAGACCTCGACCATTCCGATAACCGCATCAATCCCTTCTTCCTGCCGCTGATCGGTTCAATCCTCGACTACGCCAATGCCAAGGGCGTCGACGTGCTGATGTCGTTGCAAAAGGCCGATGCCGACTGGGGCGCCGATTACGGCTTTTCGCGCCGTGCCGACGGCATCATCTTCCTGGGCTACCGCGATTTCGAGATCCTATCTGCGCAAGGTGGCGGTGCTGGCCAAGGTCGGTGA